The genome window GTTGAAGATGTAGAAGATGTTGGGAATGTTGAAGATGTGGATGCCTCATCCGCTGATAGAGACGATTTGCATTCAGAAAGCTCTTCTGGCTCTGAAGTTACGGAAAAAACTTTGAGGGAAAACCCAGTTGTTGGtgatttgttgaagatctCCTTACAGGATAACAACATAATTACGACAATCCTTGGTatgtttttcaaatttccatggaacaacttcttgcacaatgttgtttttgatattgttcAACAAGTGTTCAACGGGCCATTGAAAACTGGATATAATAGATTTTTGTTGGCAGACTTGTTCTCGTCAGCTCATATCACAGAGGTTATTATGAACGGTGATAGAGACTGTGTTAACTATGAAAAGGAAACTGGCATAAGGTTAGGATATATGGGTCACCTAACCTTGATTGCTGAAGAAGTAGCAAAATTTGCTGCTTACATCGATGAAGCCAATGTTTCTTTCGATTGTCCAGTTGTTATGGAAGGATTAAACGAGCCAAAGTGGAAAGAATACTGTGATACCATCCTAACTGAAACAAGGGAAAAATACAGCTCTTTATTAGGAGAAGATGgcattgaagaaggtgagAATGAGGAAGCCGAAGATGAAATATACGATGAAGATTTGGGCAATGACGATGAAAAAAGGTTTCTGAACGTCAGTGAATCAATGCATTTTGATAACGACCAAGGTGATGGTGATGAGAATGCAGTTTTAGGTGGTGATAACTGCTTCGTTTATGAAGATTCCATGGGAAATAAGACGAAGATACAAGTCCATATGGATGAGAACGAGAAAGATGCGTCTTACACAGCTGATTTGAATAAGTTCAGCAACTACATGTCTAACCAAATCAAATCGGGGTTGAACATGGCAGACAGcgacgaagaagaagaagctgaggaagaagatgagatTTGGAACGGACAATCATCAAATACCTTCCAACCACAAGTTCCTAATAAGGCATTCTTCAATAACTCCATGTTCCATTCTCACCAATTCGACTTGTCGcctgatgatgaagaagactATCTGGACCCTAATGATGATGGTCAATCATACGCGAAACCGAACCATCCCTTGTATTCGAGCATGTTATCCCCAGGTGGCATACCGTACAATGCTGGTGAAGACGACCTCAATGATCTAGATGtgaatgatgaagatgacgacgatgaagatgacgacgaAATTGATGAGGACATGGACGCTAACCGTCGCATGAGACGTCTGCATGATGAATACACATTGCATCGCACATCGAGTAACGACAAAATTGTATACAAcgaaagtgaaaaagaCAGTGCAGTCTTAGGCTTACCTTCCTTACAAAGATCTAACTCGTATGACACCGAATGAGGTGGAAGAGTGTTATTATCATGTTTGGTCGATTTGTGGCTCACCGAAGTATgcaataaaataataccTACCAGTTTCACTCTTTTTGCGTGCGTGTGTGCCTGCAAGTGTTTTCCGTTTCCCCTCTTCTCTATTCTCTACACCTCTTTTATCTAATACACTTTGCAATATCAAAGTGGTGTAGTAGCATATCAGATAAGTCAGCAACGTATAACCCAAGTAATATTAAAAACTAATTTCGATATTTAACTAATATTAAGATATATGGCAATAGCCAGTCATATAGTAATAACAATAGAAGCAACAGCGTCTCCTAGCATTACATATCACAAAAAAATTCGCAATTCGACTTATTCTTATGTTTTTTCTGAGTTTTCCAACAGTTTTCTACAGTACTAGGCAGATTTATTAAAGAgcccatatatatatatttcaagtTTCTTTAATATTTGGCTTCAAATACATTGTATTCCATTGTAAATAGAATAGAACCAAATACAATCGAAACAACCCAAGTGAACTTACAGCTCGCACGAACTCAATGGCATCTAAGAAAGCTTCTgtgttttcctttttaCCTCTCTATAACCTAGTCTCTGCGCTAGCTTGGGGATACGTTTTGTATCAAGTTATCGACGTATACCCTAAGATCGGCCAACCCGCGTTCTTCATCGCTACAAAGGACTTGGTCACTGCCGTTCAATGTGGTGCAATCGTTGAAGTTTTGAACTCCCTGTTCGGCATAGTTCGTGCCCCAATCGTCACAACAGCTGCACAAATCGCTTCCAGACTCCTAGTGGTCATCGGTATTTTCAAGTACTTACCTGAAGCTGAAAACGCCCACAAAATCTACTACGTCACACTCCTATCTGCCTGGAGTATTGCTGAAATTGTTAGATACATGttctacttcttcaatttggTATCTGAAGCTCCTAAATTGCTCGTCATATTGAGATACAATATGTTTTACGTTCTATATCCATTGGGTGTCGGCAGCGAATTGCTCATAGTCTACTCTGCATTGAACATAGCTGAAGCCAAATATAACACATACTACAAGTGGTTCCTAATTGCCGGTATGTTGGCATACATTCCAGGATTCCCAGTTCTATTCACACACATGGTTGctcaaagaaagaaggtcATGAGATCCTTAAGAGAGGGCAAGACTAAGACAACCAAAAAGGCATGAATGAACAGGAAACTTCcccaaaaagaaagatcgGAGAATACACGCCTATATACATGTTATCAGTAGAAATACGTACCAGTATAGTTACAGCTATGTGCCTCGACCCCATTAATCGTTAACACCCTTTCATTGCCATACTTTCTTTGCTCTGCTTTGGTACTGCTGTTCTATATATGA of Kluyveromyces marxianus DMKU3-1042 DNA, complete genome, chromosome 3 contains these proteins:
- the PHS1 gene encoding enoyl-CoA hydratase PHS1; its protein translation is MASKKASVFSFLPLYNLVSALAWGYVLYQVIDVYPKIGQPAFFIATKDLVTAVQCGAIVEVLNSLFGIVRAPIVTTAAQIASRLLVVIGIFKYLPEAENAHKIYYVTLLSAWSIAEIVRYMFYFFNLVSEAPKLLVILRYNMFYVLYPLGVGSELLIVYSALNIAEAKYNTYYKWFLIAGMLAYIPGFPVLFTHMVAQRKKVMRSLREGKTKTTKKA